One window of uncultured Methanoregula sp. genomic DNA carries:
- a CDS encoding tyrosine--tRNA ligase yields the protein MDAYERVTRNTVEVVTDDDLRALLARPTKRVYAGYEPSGEIHLGHLVTINKLVDLQAAGFEVTVLLADLHAFLNRKGTMERVKELAEYNKRCFEGLGLKNVNYVLGSDLQLSPDYQLLVLQLSQQITLNRATRSMDEVGRQMDHPTVSQMIYPIMQMADIALLKADAAVGGIDQRKIHMLAREHLVNFGYKAPVCIHTPILNGLDGKKMSSSQGNYISVADSEDEIVKKCQKAFCPPEIPENPILQIFQYHIFPRLPEITIKRPEKFGGDRVFASYADLESAYGKGEIHPLDLKKACGQSLVEILAPVREYIQ from the coding sequence ATGGACGCGTACGAGCGGGTTACCCGGAATACGGTAGAAGTTGTCACGGATGATGACCTCCGGGCCCTCCTGGCCCGGCCCACCAAGAGGGTATATGCCGGTTATGAGCCCAGTGGCGAGATCCACCTCGGCCACCTGGTCACGATCAACAAACTGGTGGATCTCCAGGCTGCAGGTTTTGAAGTGACCGTGCTGCTTGCCGACCTCCACGCCTTCCTGAACCGCAAAGGCACGATGGAGCGGGTAAAGGAACTCGCAGAATATAACAAGCGCTGTTTTGAGGGGCTTGGACTGAAAAACGTGAACTATGTTCTCGGATCCGATCTCCAGCTCAGCCCTGACTACCAGCTGCTCGTGCTCCAGCTCTCCCAGCAGATCACCCTGAACCGGGCAACCCGGAGCATGGATGAGGTGGGACGGCAGATGGACCACCCCACCGTTTCCCAGATGATTTACCCGATCATGCAGATGGCAGATATCGCCCTCCTTAAAGCCGATGCCGCTGTAGGGGGCATTGACCAGCGCAAGATCCACATGCTTGCCCGGGAGCACCTGGTAAACTTCGGGTACAAGGCGCCGGTCTGCATCCACACACCGATCCTGAACGGGCTTGACGGCAAAAAGATGTCCTCATCGCAGGGCAATTACATCTCCGTTGCTGACAGCGAGGATGAGATAGTAAAGAAGTGCCAGAAAGCGTTCTGCCCGCCGGAAATTCCCGAGAACCCCATCCTCCAGATCTTCCAGTACCACATCTTCCCCCGCCTGCCGGAGATCACGATAAAAAGGCCCGAGAAGTTTGGCGGGGACAGGGTATTTGCCAGCTACGCGGATCTGGAATCTGCCTATGGCAAGGGAGAGATCCACCCGCTCGATCTCAAGAAAGCCTGCGGGCAGTCGCTCGTTGAAATCCTTGCCCCGGTAAGGGAATATATACAGTGA
- a CDS encoding glycosyltransferase has product MISVIIPLYNEQDNIVHYTTDLFPIIDNIGKNAGERIEYVFVDDGSRDETVKAIRMITEGRTDSRILVHAKNSGMGSAIKTGLSACSGDLVVTMDADLTFRPVDVAKLIEKYQETHADCVSGSPYLGEGLMEEVTPFRLFMSKSVNFLYRILLGKGITCVSPVFRLYKRSVLNRIKISSRNFEINAEILSKLIIGGSKVAEVPVPLLKRKYGESKINIKREIKNNILILYRIFKTKYLHREWD; this is encoded by the coding sequence ATGATATCAGTCATCATTCCACTCTACAACGAGCAGGATAATATTGTCCACTATACCACAGATCTGTTTCCGATAATCGACAATATCGGAAAGAACGCCGGTGAAAGAATTGAGTATGTTTTTGTTGATGACGGCAGTCGGGATGAGACGGTTAAAGCAATCCGGATGATTACTGAAGGACGCACGGATTCCAGGATCCTTGTGCATGCAAAAAACAGCGGGATGGGATCTGCGATCAAGACGGGCCTGTCTGCATGCAGCGGAGACCTCGTAGTAACTATGGATGCCGACCTCACGTTCAGGCCTGTCGATGTTGCGAAACTTATTGAAAAATACCAGGAAACCCATGCTGACTGCGTATCCGGCTCACCCTATCTGGGAGAGGGACTCATGGAAGAGGTCACTCCGTTCCGGTTGTTCATGAGCAAATCCGTAAATTTTCTCTACCGGATTCTTCTTGGGAAAGGAATTACCTGTGTCAGTCCGGTATTCAGGCTCTATAAGCGCAGTGTTTTAAACAGAATCAAGATTTCAAGCCGGAATTTCGAGATCAACGCAGAAATCCTTTCAAAACTTATCATCGGCGGATCGAAAGTTGCGGAAGTTCCCGTTCCCCTCCTGAAACGAAAATACGGTGAATCGAAGATCAACATAAAACGGGAAATTAAAAACAATATTCTGATCCTCTACAGGATCTTTAAGACAAAATACCTTCACCGGGAATGGGATTAA
- a CDS encoding EF-Tu/IF-2/RF-3 family GTPase codes for MSNLTIAILAPPDYAKDLGKKGTASDITFYNLKKGDATVTFIEPTRYPEKLSSLFYAVSMADRAILVVDEINATFGECVLMLQSAGKASGYLILKNYISLDQIAPLIKGTVLEHYEILEEDMVGIREKMLEISVKQTAHQKAHESAGKGVVPVDAHFNVKGVGVVVLGSVAQGSIKKHDTLKVLPTDKSVQIRSIQKHDDDADTAVAGDRVGFALKNIESEDLDRGFVLTNDPSIQHATTITGKAQLVKYWPAPLKEGMVLYAGHWMQFLPTRLETVTAEGDWRMPTLTLTMEKALVYPPGARVVLHYLEGGKLRVVGSLTLQ; via the coding sequence ATGTCCAATCTCACCATCGCCATCCTCGCCCCCCCGGATTATGCCAAGGATCTGGGAAAGAAAGGGACGGCAAGCGATATCACCTTTTATAACCTCAAAAAAGGCGATGCAACGGTCACGTTCATCGAGCCGACACGATACCCTGAAAAATTATCCTCGCTCTTTTACGCTGTCTCCATGGCCGACAGGGCGATCCTTGTTGTTGATGAGATCAATGCAACATTCGGTGAGTGCGTGCTGATGCTCCAGAGTGCCGGAAAAGCCTCCGGGTATCTCATCCTCAAGAACTACATCTCCCTTGACCAGATTGCCCCGCTCATCAAGGGAACCGTTCTCGAACACTACGAGATCCTTGAAGAGGACATGGTCGGCATCCGCGAAAAAATGCTCGAGATATCGGTAAAGCAGACCGCCCACCAGAAAGCCCATGAAAGTGCGGGAAAAGGAGTTGTTCCCGTGGATGCCCACTTCAATGTAAAGGGCGTCGGAGTCGTTGTTCTCGGCTCCGTGGCACAGGGGAGCATCAAAAAGCACGACACCCTTAAGGTTCTGCCTACCGACAAAAGCGTCCAGATCCGCTCCATCCAGAAGCACGATGACGACGCTGATACGGCAGTAGCTGGCGATCGCGTGGGTTTTGCCCTGAAAAATATCGAATCAGAAGACCTTGATCGCGGTTTTGTCCTGACGAACGACCCCTCCATACAGCATGCCACAACGATCACCGGCAAGGCCCAGCTCGTGAAGTACTGGCCTGCCCCCCTCAAGGAAGGGATGGTCCTCTATGCCGGCCACTGGATGCAATTCCTTCCCACCCGGCTCGAGACCGTTACTGCGGAGGGCGACTGGAGGATGCCAACCCTCACCCTCACCATGGAAAAAGCACTCGTCTACCCCCCCGGTGCCCGGGTTGTCCTTCATTACCTTGAAGGCGGGAAACTGCGGGTTGTCGGATCGCTCACCCTCCAGTAA
- a CDS encoding nucleoside 2-deoxyribosyltransferase, whose amino-acid sequence MYVLCCPCVLNPGLRAEGITRPSDIELFRRCIERCKRFSVEMVPLPCPETIYLGPGREPGTFLERLNTPAFAALMDELEQDVSRLVQERGPPLCIIGVNSSPTCGVTSTYYGSDGEKPPKRDGRGVFLSRFPGIPAMDVSLFARYRVYLAAPLFSEAERAYNASLAALLEKNLFEVYLPQETGDDTGTREKQEQGRLFHANKKALEEADCIVAVIDGADADSGTAWEMGYAYSQGKPVVALRTDFRRAGHHEQVNLMLEESAVVVTDSRQLLKALQSPVNPL is encoded by the coding sequence ATGTACGTGCTCTGCTGCCCCTGCGTACTGAACCCCGGGCTCCGTGCCGAAGGGATTACCCGGCCATCGGATATTGAGCTGTTCCGGCGTTGTATCGAGCGCTGCAAACGGTTCTCTGTCGAGATGGTCCCGCTACCGTGCCCTGAGACCATCTACCTCGGACCCGGCCGGGAGCCCGGCACCTTTCTCGAACGCCTCAATACCCCTGCCTTTGCCGCCCTGATGGATGAGCTCGAACAGGATGTCTCCCGTCTTGTACAGGAACGAGGTCCCCCGCTCTGCATTATCGGGGTCAACTCATCCCCCACCTGCGGGGTGACGAGCACCTATTACGGGAGTGATGGTGAGAAACCTCCAAAACGGGACGGGCGCGGTGTCTTCCTGTCACGGTTCCCCGGCATCCCGGCGATGGATGTCTCGCTGTTTGCCCGGTACCGGGTGTACCTGGCAGCCCCCCTCTTCTCCGAGGCCGAGCGGGCGTATAACGCTTCCCTCGCGGCCCTTCTTGAAAAGAACCTGTTCGAAGTGTACCTTCCGCAGGAGACCGGGGATGATACCGGGACACGGGAAAAACAGGAGCAGGGACGATTGTTTCATGCCAATAAGAAAGCCCTCGAAGAAGCAGATTGCATCGTTGCCGTAATCGATGGAGCCGATGCCGATTCCGGCACCGCGTGGGAGATGGGATATGCGTATTCCCAGGGAAAACCGGTCGTTGCTCTACGGACGGATTTCCGGAGGGCCGGCCACCATGAACAGGTAAATCTTATGCTCGAAGAGTCTGCAGTCGTGGTGACCGATTCACGGCAACTTCTCAAAGCACTGCAATCCCCGGTCAATCCTCTCTGA
- a CDS encoding glycosyltransferase family 39 protein — protein sequence MAKKRGERLKEKKEGGDWECNLDGDYETPVRTFRDLTFRNIRDVLMHSRYMQLLLSLTIVGLFFRFFNLGYNSLWLDEASTHSFAIMSIPDIWKATTGGEFNPPLFYWIEHGMLAFGNNEFVLRFVPALLGVLTIPLVYYAGKEFMDRNVGIIAAAAFAFSPFLIFYSQEARAYSMMLFFVAFAMIFYFRAMRTNDITTWALFGLLSALAFWSHFYALVIIGALVLYALAVQILKYYKDIKKLFPMIIGGVVFAVVCLPLALVTLQLFASRTSSGPTFGLQGLNVIFVTFQQVAAFSSSAFSDITMYLLLLLFAVGIIWACIFDRKKGIFLVLLTVLSFVISFILSYKMPMVPRYLIFFSIVFFLGIAMCYRPLCSLVNNRGVVYGLIALLIVINLPVLVDYYSGYSKDDWRGFSGQLQQVTKPGDFVVVVPGYVSQPLDYYYSHAADLTDESPAYTAKDLDAIYLRKANNTIYYVVTGDIASANPNGDALAWLKEHSKPLAQRTGIYLFTSA from the coding sequence ATGGCGAAGAAACGTGGGGAGCGGCTCAAAGAGAAAAAAGAGGGTGGGGACTGGGAATGCAATCTGGACGGGGATTATGAAACACCCGTCCGGACATTCCGTGACCTCACGTTCCGGAATATCCGGGACGTACTCATGCACAGCCGGTACATGCAGCTCCTTCTCTCCCTCACCATTGTCGGCCTTTTCTTCCGTTTTTTCAACCTTGGCTACAATTCCCTCTGGCTCGATGAAGCCTCGACCCACTCCTTCGCAATCATGTCGATCCCCGACATCTGGAAGGCGACCACGGGAGGGGAATTCAACCCGCCCCTCTTCTACTGGATCGAGCACGGTATGCTAGCGTTCGGGAATAACGAATTTGTCCTCCGGTTTGTTCCGGCACTGCTCGGTGTCCTGACAATTCCCCTCGTCTATTATGCAGGCAAGGAATTCATGGACAGGAATGTCGGGATCATAGCAGCAGCAGCGTTTGCCTTCTCCCCGTTCCTGATCTTCTATTCCCAGGAAGCACGGGCTTACTCGATGATGCTCTTCTTTGTTGCCTTTGCCATGATCTTCTATTTCAGGGCCATGAGGACAAACGACATTACAACGTGGGCGTTGTTTGGTCTTCTCTCGGCGCTGGCTTTCTGGTCCCACTTCTATGCGCTGGTTATCATCGGGGCGCTCGTACTCTATGCGCTTGCTGTTCAGATCCTGAAATATTATAAGGATATCAAAAAACTCTTCCCGATGATCATCGGCGGGGTCGTGTTTGCAGTGGTCTGTCTCCCGCTGGCTCTCGTTACCCTCCAGCTTTTTGCATCAAGAACCTCGTCAGGGCCCACGTTCGGTTTGCAGGGCCTCAATGTCATTTTCGTGACTTTCCAGCAGGTGGCTGCATTCTCTAGCTCTGCCTTTTCTGATATCACCATGTACCTGCTCCTGCTCCTGTTCGCAGTCGGGATCATCTGGGCATGTATCTTTGATAGAAAGAAGGGTATTTTCCTCGTCCTTCTCACGGTTCTCTCGTTCGTGATAAGCTTCATTCTTTCGTACAAAATGCCGATGGTCCCCCGGTACCTGATCTTTTTCAGCATCGTCTTCTTCCTGGGAATCGCGATGTGTTACCGTCCGCTCTGCTCGCTTGTAAACAACCGTGGAGTTGTATATGGACTCATCGCGCTGCTCATCGTCATCAATCTCCCGGTGCTTGTGGACTATTATTCAGGGTACAGCAAGGATGACTGGCGAGGGTTCTCAGGCCAGCTCCAGCAGGTAACAAAACCGGGGGATTTTGTCGTTGTTGTACCGGGGTATGTATCCCAGCCGCTCGATTATTATTATTCACATGCAGCGGACCTGACCGATGAGTCCCCGGCATATACAGCAAAAGATCTCGATGCGATTTACCTCAGGAAGGCAAACAATACGATCTATTATGTGGTTACCGGGGATATCGCTTCGGCAAACCCGAATGGCGATGCCCTTGCATGGTTAAAGGAACATTCAAAACCACTTGCCCAGCGCACCGGGATCTATCTTTTCACATCAGCGTAG
- a CDS encoding glycosyltransferase family 2 protein, translated as MYDLSVIIPTFNEEENILRIIEEVDAVLKKNAINGEILVVDDNSRDGTIALVRELHTTKENVNILVRTADHGLSQSVADGFIHASSEVFVVIDADFSHPPALIPQMYQEIQAGNDVVIGSRYMEGGGIRQWPLKRRVISIGATFLGRLLFPDITDPVSGFFAVRKEVIEKAPLKPKGYKILLEVLGKGTWENDKEIPFEFVDREIGSSKLKFRTITDYAGQVIDITLYSFFHHESAAWREWKKIFKFGIVGISGIVVNLLILQLLLMAGISGYIALFFAIAVAILNNFIWNDLWTFRSSSKRQSTSIWQRLWLFYTVSAGGAVFNYGIAIGLTSIAGVNIFLADAIGILVGFGWNFIINRRFTWGRR; from the coding sequence ATGTATGACCTTTCGGTAATAATTCCCACATTCAACGAGGAGGAAAATATCCTCAGGATTATTGAGGAAGTGGATGCAGTTCTCAAAAAGAACGCCATCAATGGGGAGATCTTGGTTGTCGATGACAATTCCCGCGACGGAACGATTGCCCTTGTAAGGGAGCTGCATACAACAAAAGAGAACGTGAACATCCTTGTCCGGACGGCAGATCACGGCCTCTCCCAGTCAGTAGCCGACGGATTTATTCATGCATCTTCCGAAGTGTTCGTAGTCATCGATGCGGATTTTTCCCATCCTCCCGCTCTCATACCGCAGATGTACCAGGAAATTCAGGCGGGAAATGATGTCGTTATCGGCAGCAGGTATATGGAAGGAGGAGGAATCCGGCAATGGCCGCTCAAGCGCCGCGTAATCTCGATCGGGGCCACATTCCTTGGCCGGCTTCTCTTCCCGGATATTACCGATCCCGTGAGCGGCTTTTTTGCCGTCAGGAAAGAAGTGATTGAAAAAGCTCCCCTGAAACCGAAGGGGTACAAAATCCTCCTCGAAGTACTCGGCAAAGGTACCTGGGAAAACGACAAGGAGATCCCCTTTGAATTCGTGGACCGCGAGATCGGATCAAGCAAACTGAAGTTCAGGACCATTACTGACTATGCCGGGCAGGTGATCGACATCACCCTCTATTCCTTTTTCCATCACGAGAGTGCTGCCTGGAGGGAGTGGAAAAAGATCTTCAAGTTCGGGATTGTGGGGATCTCGGGCATTGTCGTCAACCTGCTCATCCTCCAGCTCCTGCTCATGGCAGGAATTTCCGGATATATCGCGCTCTTCTTTGCCATCGCGGTTGCGATCCTGAATAATTTCATCTGGAATGATCTCTGGACCTTCAGGTCATCGTCAAAGAGACAGTCAACCAGTATCTGGCAGCGCCTCTGGCTGTTCTACACCGTATCTGCCGGGGGAGCGGTTTTCAACTATGGTATCGCCATCGGGCTGACAAGCATTGCCGGAGTGAATATCTTCCTCGCGGACGCCATCGGGATTCTTGTCGGGTTTGGCTGGAATTTTATCATCAACCGCCGGTTCACGTGGGGGCGGCGTTAA
- a CDS encoding type II glyceraldehyde-3-phosphate dehydrogenase yields the protein MIKVAINGYGTIGKRVADAVAAQKDMKVIGVSKTRPNAEAFVAKQRGYPLYIADIAKKGAFEKAGLTVTGSVEDMCKAADIIVDATPGDVGATNKPLYEKLGKKALWQGGEEHEIAGFSFNSSCNYKDAIGRQFVRVVSCNTTGLCRIIHEIDKAFGVAHVHAIMVRRGSDPGEIKKGPIDAIVLDPVSVPSHHGPDVLSVLPHISITTMAMIVPTTMMHMHAIRITTKNPVSREKVIGLINNHSRLGLIKKSAGIRSTAELKEFAMDLGRQRADLYENCIFEDSIYADKNELCFFQAIHQEADVVVENVDAIRAMMGAEKDGAKSIAATNAALGFKTIQNNH from the coding sequence ATGATCAAGGTTGCCATCAACGGGTATGGTACTATCGGCAAACGCGTTGCCGATGCGGTCGCCGCTCAGAAGGACATGAAGGTGATCGGTGTATCGAAGACGCGCCCGAATGCAGAGGCATTCGTTGCAAAACAGCGGGGATATCCGCTCTATATCGCCGATATCGCAAAGAAGGGGGCATTCGAAAAGGCCGGGCTCACGGTTACCGGATCAGTCGAGGACATGTGCAAAGCGGCCGACATCATCGTCGATGCAACTCCCGGCGATGTCGGGGCTACCAACAAGCCGCTCTATGAGAAACTGGGCAAGAAGGCACTCTGGCAGGGAGGGGAGGAGCACGAAATAGCAGGGTTCTCCTTCAACTCCTCGTGCAACTACAAGGACGCCATAGGCAGGCAGTTCGTACGGGTGGTCTCCTGCAACACGACCGGCCTCTGCCGGATTATCCACGAGATCGACAAGGCGTTCGGGGTTGCCCACGTGCACGCAATCATGGTCCGCAGGGGATCAGACCCGGGTGAGATCAAGAAGGGACCCATCGATGCCATCGTGCTCGACCCCGTCAGCGTCCCGAGCCACCACGGTCCTGACGTCCTTTCCGTGCTCCCCCACATCTCGATCACTACCATGGCAATGATTGTCCCGACAACGATGATGCATATGCACGCAATACGGATCACCACCAAAAATCCCGTCAGCAGGGAAAAAGTCATCGGGCTCATCAACAACCACTCCCGTCTCGGCCTCATCAAGAAATCCGCAGGCATCAGGAGTACTGCGGAGCTCAAGGAGTTCGCCATGGACCTTGGCCGCCAACGGGCTGACCTGTACGAGAACTGTATCTTCGAAGACTCCATCTATGCTGACAAGAACGAGCTCTGCTTCTTCCAGGCCATCCACCAGGAAGCAGACGTGGTCGTGGAGAATGTCGATGCCATCCGGGCAATGATGGGTGCAGAAAAAGACGGGGCGAAATCAATTGCTGCAACCAACGCAGCGCTTGGATTCAAAACCATCCAGAATAACCATTAA
- a CDS encoding LemA family protein, which produces MIEWIILGIVALVVIVLIFWAVSLYNRFFSLKNSSEATLGQIRVAMKKRLDMIEQLLGAVKSYAKFERETLEKVTAMRASVATAGPGDLNKVEAESRSIFGRLLAVAENYPDLKTSTTVTSLMDSVKSIEEEIARQRYTYNNISQEFNTMMDTIPSNFIGRMIGLAKLEYLQFEEEIKTAPKIEF; this is translated from the coding sequence ATGATTGAATGGATTATCCTGGGCATTGTAGCCCTTGTTGTTATCGTACTGATCTTCTGGGCAGTTTCCCTTTACAACCGCTTCTTCAGCCTGAAAAATTCGTCTGAGGCAACCCTCGGCCAGATCCGTGTTGCCATGAAAAAGCGGCTGGACATGATCGAGCAGCTCCTTGGCGCGGTCAAGAGTTACGCAAAGTTCGAGAGAGAAACTCTTGAGAAAGTTACGGCCATGCGGGCAAGCGTGGCAACGGCAGGACCCGGCGACCTCAACAAGGTGGAAGCCGAGTCCCGCTCGATCTTCGGTCGTCTGCTCGCAGTTGCGGAAAATTATCCCGACCTCAAGACCTCCACAACGGTGACCAGCCTCATGGACTCTGTCAAGTCCATAGAAGAGGAGATCGCCCGCCAGCGCTACACGTACAACAACATCTCGCAGGAATTCAATACGATGATGGATACGATTCCCTCCAACTTCATCGGGCGTATGATCGGGCTTGCAAAGCTTGAGTACCTGCAGTTCGAGGAAGAGATCAAGACAGCTCCCAAGATCGAGTTCTAA
- the wecB gene encoding UDP-N-acetylglucosamine 2-epimerase (non-hydrolyzing) — MFAIILGTRPEIIKMSPIIRSCEREGLDFFVLHTGQHYSYEMDRIFFEELELPTPDVNLDVGSKGHAEQTGAIMAGVERVLLDRKPDVVLVQGDTNTVLAGTLAASKCHAKGKSPVKVGHVEAGLRSFDRSMPEEVNRIVADHLSDYLFAPTSVAREHLRHEGISEDKIFLTGNTIVDAVFENRALSEKKSNVVKDLGLSADRYCLVTLHRQENVDNKTRLKGILEGLVRVHDSSGLPLIFPVHPRTAKMIESFGLNMGGIEMVKPLGFLEFLQLEAKARLALTDSGGVQEETCILRVPCVTIRDSTERPETVTVGANIVSGFDPASIADAAGKMLAKPQSWENPFGDGKAGDRIVKILSS; from the coding sequence ATGTTCGCCATTATTCTGGGAACCCGTCCCGAGATCATCAAGATGTCCCCGATCATCAGATCCTGCGAACGGGAGGGGCTGGACTTCTTTGTTCTCCATACCGGTCAGCATTACTCGTACGAGATGGACCGGATTTTTTTTGAAGAACTCGAACTTCCCACTCCGGATGTCAATCTTGATGTCGGATCGAAAGGCCATGCCGAGCAGACGGGGGCAATCATGGCCGGTGTGGAAAGAGTACTTCTTGACAGAAAACCGGATGTTGTCCTGGTGCAGGGCGATACCAACACGGTCCTTGCCGGGACACTCGCTGCTTCAAAGTGTCATGCGAAGGGAAAATCCCCCGTCAAAGTCGGGCACGTCGAGGCCGGGCTGCGCAGCTTTGATCGATCGATGCCGGAGGAGGTCAACCGGATCGTTGCAGATCACCTCTCGGATTACCTCTTTGCACCAACCAGTGTTGCACGGGAACACCTTCGCCATGAGGGTATTTCGGAGGATAAAATTTTCCTGACAGGAAATACCATTGTTGACGCAGTATTTGAAAACCGGGCACTTTCAGAAAAAAAAAGTAATGTGGTAAAGGATCTCGGACTTTCTGCAGACAGGTATTGTCTTGTCACGCTCCACCGCCAGGAAAATGTTGATAATAAAACCAGGCTGAAAGGTATTCTCGAAGGGCTTGTCCGTGTCCACGATTCTTCAGGCCTTCCCCTTATTTTTCCCGTTCATCCCCGTACTGCGAAAATGATCGAATCATTTGGACTGAATATGGGGGGTATCGAAATGGTTAAGCCGCTGGGTTTCCTGGAATTTCTCCAGCTCGAAGCAAAAGCCCGCCTTGCACTGACAGATTCCGGTGGGGTGCAGGAAGAAACCTGTATCCTCAGGGTTCCCTGCGTGACCATCCGCGATTCAACCGAACGTCCGGAGACGGTAACGGTCGGGGCAAACATTGTTTCCGGATTCGATCCTGCATCCATAGCAGATGCCGCAGGAAAAATGCTTGCAAAGCCACAATCGTGGGAAAATCCTTTCGGCGACGGAAAAGCAGGAGACAGGATTGTTAAGATCCTCTCTTCATAA
- a CDS encoding DUF367 family protein, with the protein MIPLYAYRDNSCDPRKCTVKKLEKAQMIKIFDRIPQIPRNSLLLDPTAEQALSPADRFVKSITVLDCSWVVLDTGRVSSWRIRRALPFLVAANPVNFGKPCVLSSVEALAGALFIMGEKEQATAILSKVNWGIRFLEVNEEPLDLYSKAKDSTEVVEIQATYL; encoded by the coding sequence ATGATACCCCTGTACGCCTACCGGGACAACAGCTGTGATCCCCGGAAGTGCACGGTCAAGAAACTCGAAAAGGCGCAGATGATCAAAATTTTCGACAGGATCCCCCAAATCCCAAGAAACTCCCTGCTCCTTGATCCTACCGCAGAGCAGGCCCTCTCCCCGGCCGACAGGTTTGTGAAATCCATCACGGTCCTGGACTGCTCCTGGGTGGTGCTGGATACCGGCAGGGTCTCGTCCTGGCGGATCCGGAGGGCACTCCCGTTCCTGGTGGCGGCAAACCCGGTCAACTTCGGAAAGCCGTGCGTCCTTTCCTCAGTGGAGGCACTCGCAGGGGCCCTGTTCATCATGGGCGAGAAAGAGCAGGCAACTGCTATCCTCTCCAAAGTGAACTGGGGAATACGGTTCCTGGAAGTAAATGAAGAGCCTCTCGATCTGTACTCGAAGGCCAAAGACAGTACAGAAGTAGTAGAAATACAGGCAACCTATCTCTGA
- a CDS encoding lysylphosphatidylglycerol synthase transmembrane domain-containing protein — translation MKISENQKKWIQIALFFIGLLLLTYIIAKSGILENYRMFFTISIPLLILAFILSNLNILVKIYRWKYLSEKYGQSISNYDASIVTVSSLYFANITPGKIGDLFKAYYMQKRYSLGFFDGVSMIFYERFFELIILFLTGSAIIFIELRGITVIILELSAIIIILLSLFYYKADYFMNLAEKILIRVPVINVKEVNFHIRKLPFFQISAVFFITLISLVLEFARLWVVALAFGYLLNPLQISMFFSIAIIAGLVSQIPLGIGIMEGSLSYLIQEAGVDPITSISIVLTDRTISMYYALVLGFVFSKFSLDKLNEAPA, via the coding sequence ATGAAAATATCAGAGAATCAGAAAAAATGGATTCAAATTGCCCTTTTTTTCATCGGCTTATTATTATTAACCTATATTATTGCCAAATCGGGAATACTGGAAAATTACCGGATGTTTTTTACCATCAGTATTCCCCTTTTGATTCTCGCATTCATCCTGTCAAATCTTAATATTCTGGTGAAAATTTATCGATGGAAATACCTGAGTGAGAAATATGGTCAATCTATCAGTAATTATGATGCTTCAATCGTTACCGTCTCCAGTCTTTATTTTGCCAATATAACCCCGGGTAAAATCGGAGATCTCTTCAAGGCCTATTACATGCAGAAGCGGTACTCACTGGGTTTTTTTGACGGGGTTTCCATGATCTTTTATGAGCGTTTTTTCGAATTGATCATACTCTTTCTCACGGGATCTGCAATCATTTTTATCGAATTACGCGGGATAACCGTGATAATTCTCGAGCTCAGTGCGATAATTATCATCCTCCTCTCTCTCTTTTATTACAAAGCCGATTATTTCATGAATCTCGCAGAAAAAATCCTCATTCGTGTGCCGGTAATCAATGTGAAGGAGGTAAATTTCCATATCAGAAAACTCCCGTTTTTCCAGATTTCTGCAGTCTTTTTTATCACGCTCATATCGCTTGTCCTTGAATTCGCCCGCTTATGGGTGGTGGCCCTTGCCTTTGGTTACCTGCTGAACCCTCTGCAAATCTCAATGTTTTTCAGTATCGCAATCATTGCAGGATTAGTATCCCAGATTCCACTTGGAATAGGGATCATGGAGGGATCCCTCAGTTACCTGATCCAGGAAGCGGGTGTTGATCCAATAACTTCAATATCCATTGTATTGACCGACAGGACTATTTCCATGTATTATGCCCTTGTACTAGGTTTCGTATTTTCGAAATTTTCGCTTGATAAGCTCAACGAGGCTCCCGCATGA